The Maylandia zebra isolate NMK-2024a linkage group LG14, Mzebra_GT3a, whole genome shotgun sequence genome includes the window CAAATCGTTGTTACAATGCTGTCAGGACTCATCAGTATGAACTCTTAGTCGTAGATCTATAGTTTTAAAGTTGTCTCAGCTAAATCTGTGTACTTCTTGGACATCCAGTTGAATCTGAAGTAAGATGAACTGAAACCCTGTTGCTTTGCTGCCCCACTTCATTTCCTTCCAGCTGTACAGACTTCCATAATGGATAGGAGCTGGGCCACATAGCTTAGCGCTACATTAGCTGACTAATCTCTCGACCTTCCTCCAGCTAACCTGACCTCATGTTTCCTGGGTCCGTCTGACACAGATAACTGCTGGATTACAGCTGCCCATCGGTGCACTATGTTTGATGACCTCTGACACACATAGATAAAAGAGGACAAAATCTCAACTCCCAAAAATaacatacaaaaaagaaaaatccttgCACACTCACTGAGGTGTAGTTGGTCTTGCCCATGTTGTGGTTCTGGTTTTGGTTGAGGTTATGGTTCTCCTGCTCTCTGCACTGCAGCCCAGCCAGGTGTCTCTCCAGGGCTGCCCAGTCCATGGTGGGCAGAGGCTCTTCTTCTACCCCTTCCTCTTCTCTGTATCCTCGCATTATCCCCACAGTCCCcacacttcctcctcctccaccactgcCTCCGCCACTGCTGCGACTCCCCCTGCCTTGACTGGTGCTCCGGTGGCTGGACTTAGGAGTCCCCGTGCCTGCCTGCGGTGTGCCAGGAGATTGGGGCTGGTTGTTCCTAGGCAAAATCAGATTGCCGTTTTGCTTCAGTTCATCGGGGACGGCTGCGGATGACGTGGCGGTGCGTCCGCTGGGGGCCGGTAAGGGCGGGATGGTCTTGACATCCTGGAATTCTTCAGCAAGGCTGCGACTGTTCACTGTCTTCCTGTAGCCTTCACCAGCACTGTCAGCACTCACAATGCCTTCTCTGCCGTCCCCCTCACCAGAGGGCTGTGGAGAGGTATAGTCCTCTCCATACTCACTCTCCCACTCTTCTATCACCTTCTTCTTATACTCTTGGTAGTCCTCATCTTCCTCATAGTCCTCTAAGGTAACCAGGTCCAGAGAGGGGGAGGATTTGTAGTCCTCTAAAGTAGCCAGGTCAAGAGAAGGGGAGCAAGGTGTGACCTTGTTGGAGTTGGACTCTGAGCTGGAGCGACTGGATGCGTCACTCCCCAGGTCCATGCCATCCTCCCTATAATCCTGtaatgaaaaaagaagagacagagaaagagatttAGGACTGGGGAGACAGTACCCTAAAGAAAAATGTGGTACAGGGAACATGGGCCATGTTGTTGGTCTGACAGAATCAGtgaaatgacataaaaaaaaaaggaggcgtCAAAAAGAATTTAGGGAAGTGTGTAGACTTAGATTAGTCACACGGGTATTGTGGTTTGAGTCGGGCAACCACAAAAACTTCCTGTCCTGCAGGGAACTTCCTTTCTGCACAACATTTTGCAGTCACTGTCTCTTTTGTACTTGTTTTCCTCTCGCCTTAAATTCGCAGTGCTCTGGACTCTCCTACTCTTGCTTGTTTGCCTAACAGATAATCCCATTCCTTTTACATTCCTGTACATTGTTAAATGTGTATGCGTTAATGGCTtgacacacatagacacagcgAAGGCAGAGTCTGTGCGGCCAGAGATGTCAGAATAATAAATGCTGCCATTCCCTCCTACGTCTGCTAAGCTCCACAGGGACAAAACAGTGAGGAGCTGAGAGTGAGTGACAACGACATGTCAGTACACAACACACCAAACTGTGACACGAACAGATGAGTCTGGAGCGGATCTCTAACCTTGACTGCGATGCTCCCGCAGCGCCCCAATCTCCACCTGACTGATTAGTTCCCAGCTAATGAAAACGTCGACGGTGTTTACAGCCGTCCACAAATCTCAACTTGACCTGAGCCTTCTCTCACAGAGTTAGTCTTGTCTCTAAAGGAGCACATTATCATGGAGCCTCAACACTTTTAAAGCATAATGAAAAGCAAAGCGCACCAAAATCTCTCCCAGGGCAAAGAGAAATTAACGACACATTCCTACGCGACCGCATTATGAGCTGAAATTAATTATGAAGATTGCTGATTACTGGTTTAGACCACAAGGACTTGCAGTAGTTTTGCCTCTTGCAGAAGACAAATGAGAGAGAAATGTTAACACAGTATTATCTTAATGACAAAAAGCTTTCTTGAGACATGGCCACTGGATCACACCTGTGCAGACACCAGGCATCACAACACCATGCAGAAAATATCTAcactgggggtgggggggaatgTGACTCAGCATCTTAGAGACTAGATATAAAAAGTGCTGATGTGGTGTAGAAAAATAAAGCCTCCCTCCGCTGAGGACGTTGCATTTCTGCGTGAAATACTAACAGGTCAAAGAGAATAGGAGAGGAGCTGCTGCAGGGATGCTGTCTGCACCAGATACAGGAGTGGGGACACAAAATATAAGATTTTTGTCATGAAGCACAGCAGGTGGTTCTTACCTAGTTAGAGCAATGTTATGAAAGAAAACTTTGGTTGTGTAGTGCATAGCCACTGAGGTGTTGAGACCTTCAGTTTGACTGGAAGGAGAGCAAATTTAGTATTAATTCCCTGCGTGATGAACAAGTTCAGCACAAGAACGTCTCATTAGTTTCATTTCCCAGACAGTAACAACATGTAACATCCCATAATCAGTTTCCTGGCATGAAAAGCTCCAGGAGCTTCTTTGTGTTTACAAATGAAGGGGGAGGACTTAAGGGCGCACGACACTATACCTGCGCTCTTGTGGGCTAATGCTATAGTAATTGATTAGAGCCGTTTTTAGCAGCCCAGTGCGCCATCCGTCACTGTTATGAGATTGTAAAACACAGTGTAACATTTAGGCTTGGAAATGTAGCAAGGCTGTTCGTATTTTCGGATTCGTGATCAGTTTATCAGGAGCTTACAGAAGACAACAACCTTACCGGCTTGCTCATGAAAAGCCTCACCAGGCTTTCATTTTGGTTTCGCCACCCTTTATAAGTAAAGAAATAGATTCAGGAACTGGGTGGGCTTTCCTCCCCAGCGTGGAAAGACCGCTAAGCAGAAGCAGAGTAGCCTATATCCAAGCTACGATCGCGTTTCAAAATCTCGGTCACCAATCCTTTTCTTCAAGTGTTAATTCTCATTTCCTGTAGCCTCCAAACACCGCCGGGTGTCTGCGCGTTAACGCGTCGATACACGACGGTCACGAGAGCCcgattaaaaataatttaatcatGTAAAGTATTTAGAGAAAATAGAATAGAGAAAGAGGCGGAAGGCGCTGTATGAGGGCAGACTGGGGCTGCTAAAGCTGATCCGCCGTGGGATTAAGCGAGCGCAGGCAGACTATAGGCTGGATTCGGCCAACAAAATACGGGAATACATGCAAATTGACAGCTGCACCTATTCCCCTCCATCCCGCAGCAGCCGGGCGGGCGTTTGGGTGTTCGGGGTGGGTGTGGGGGCTGGCCTTTTAATTTATGCCAAAGACTACTCTCACAACTCTGTCGGTCGTTTCCAAAGGGGCATCATCGCATACGCCCAGTCTTTTGCGTGCGTCGAGCTCAGACCAAGTAACATTTCTCCACGCGTGGCAGCCGCACGATTACATCTGGCAACATATTTATTGAAACAGAAACACCGACTAGAACAAGACAGCACTCACGtcataagaaataaataaataaaggcaaccCGCATGTGTTTCTTCAATTTGCACAGTCATTCATAGGCTACTCAAATGATGTAATGTTCCCAAAAAAGTCCCAGGAGGAACCCGGCAACAGCGGTGACAGAAACGCCCAGATATCACACAATCACACCGCGGATGTCACCCGCTACTGTGACCAAGCTGACCCCTACTCAGTACCACCATTATCGGTCAAAATTAAAGCCGAAGCCGGGAGATGAGCTAAAAGTAGTCTCGATGCAACATCACTGTCATTTAAACGAATCCATACTCACTGTCATCATCTTTGCAGCTTCCCTTCCACGTCTCAAGACATGGTAAAGTGTAAAATCCCAGCTGTTAGACAACGGCGACGGTGCTGACTCGCTTTACAGCAGCTTTATTCTAAGGGCGGGTGGCGGTGGGGCTGGTTTCGCTGGAGAAATTACAGACAGCCGGCGGATAATTCAGTACAGTCATCGCAACTGAGTGTGTAGTCTACCCACAGAGGAGAGAGCCGGAGTCTGAGACctcacagaaaatacaaacaataaCGCGGATGTCTTTAAATCCCAGCAGGTCAACGCtgctttctctcctcttcttcccgGCGCGCAGAGATGCCCAGCCGACAGTTTAGCCAGCGCTCTCTCGCTCCCACGTCAGCCGGGAAATAAATAGCCTGTGAGTAAAAGTGCGTCCCCTTACACTGTGGGTTTGCGCACGTTATAGAAATTCCACACAACGTTTATTGCCCAGTTATTACTCAGAAACAAGACTTAAAAACTAAGCGCACTACAAGCATGCCGCTGCTCCCCGACAGACACAGATCTTATATTTGTGGagactctctctccctccctatTTAAGTCTGTCGCAGCCTGCCACTCTGAGGAGTGACGACGGAAAAACACAACTAAAGCCCAACCTTCTGCACCCACTGACCTTGCAAATGGTCGTAAGAAAGAGAGTGAGCGAGATGGAGAGATATAAAAAGGAGGAAACTATCTAGGTGAATTATTAAACATACTTCTGGTGTTGTGAATATAGAATAGTTTCAGACTTGTTTTAGAGCCCTTATAAAACTCAAGGATATCAAGAACACCCCCCACACCCTGTTGTTACATCTTCTATTTGGCTTCAAACATTTACAGCAAAGACTGCCATTTTCATCTTACACTGAATTACCATTTTAATGGTACACCTAGTGCAATCCAATGCAACAGCCCGGCAATAAATCCAACCTCGTGAAGGTTATAACATTCAGTTTGTGTTGAGATCATGCCACACAGGGGAGTATTCAGGTGATTTACACTAAAGTCTGCATAGCCCCACAGCCAGAGAGCCACGCAAAACGTGTTTAAAAGGCCATTAAAGGTATAAGCAAAGTCAAAACACACTGTAATAACAGCActtttactgtaaaaataaatagttatTCAGCTACAGCACAAAAGTGCAAGCTGACTACCAAACACTTGATTGCATATGGCTATGCTGCACTACGGGAATCCTCAGGTATGCTCACATCTATACAGCTTTTCCAAAcaagagaaaatattcagtgaATGGCAGTTCTTTTattggggtcagaggtcagagaagatgtgataggaaggcaacagcaaCTCAACCATTCATTACAAGCAAGGTATGCAGGAGAGCATCCTCGAACACAGATGTGCaactttgaagcagatgggcagcagaagaccacaccgagTCCAACACCTCTCagttaagaacaggaaactgaagcttTGATTCATATCGGCTCAACAAAATTGGACAGttgaagattggaaaaatgttgcctggtctgatgagacTCTGCACTGCAGCATGTAGATGGTTAGGTCAGAATTTGGCTTAAACAACATGGAAGCGTTGATCCATCCCGCTTTGTATCAACGGTTCGGGCTGCTAATGGTGATGAAATGGTGCGGGGAATGTTTCCTTGGCACATCTTGGGCTCCTAAGTATCAGCAGGATAACGTGCCAtcttaaactggtttcttgGACATGAAATGaagttcactgcactcaaatggtctccacagtcactggatctcagtccagtagagcacctttaGGATGTGGTGGAATGCGAGAGTCACGTCATGGATGTAGAGCCAATAaatttgcagcaactgtgtgaagtTGTCGTgccaatatggaccaaaatctcagaagaatgtttccagcaccttgttgaatatatgccatgaagaattaaggcattGAATGTGTTTTGGGCTGTTGgatagacaaagaaaaaaatcagtggcagcTCTATTTTCCTGGGCAATCacattttcaagaaaaaaatcatcagtaatgaaaataattgTTACTTACAACTCTAAATTGCACTAAATCATATAATTAACGACATCAGTCAGATGGATGTAAGACAACTTTCCACTGTGATTGCAGCAGATGCTCACTTCTTTTTTGGCATGTATTAATCTGtattaatgtttattttattttaattgattTACTTTTTTCCTTCGTAGGGACGGCTTTGATTGTATGAAGTCACTAAACCAGTCAAATGagttgtcacacacacacacacacacacacacacacacacacacacacacacacacacacacacacacacacacacacacacacacacacacacacacacagatgtcagCTGCGGTGTCAGAGCTGAAGAGGGGTTAACACCAACTTGGCATGATATCTCCATGTTGCATTCTGTTTCTTCTTGCAGCAGCTGGTAATTTACATAGCATGAAATCGAGATCAAGCTAAATGTCAATGATAACCCAATCTCAACCACCGCAGGAGTAAAATGCAGTCCAAAGCTTTTTTATAATGAGTGTTTTGATTAGAGGCTGTTCTGTGTCTCTCGAGTGGTAAGCCAAACATCTGAAAATATAAAAGCACTACAGCAATGATGTTGAGAATCTCTCAGTCCCTCACAGCTTTAGCCTTTCTGCACGGCCGGCTGGGCTCTGCAGagatttgtagtttttttttgaAGGATGGGAGCTGTCTTCCGATATGGTGCGTTGCATATATAATAGTAGCACAAAGGAGTTCATCCATATAATAAGAGAGCAGTACTTCAAAGACCCCTGGCTGAGCCTGTCCTTACACTGCAGTAGGGACAGCACTAGTAGGGATCTCCCTAAAGAGGAGACAGCAGGAGTCCTGCCTATTGGTACCACTCCATTCCCCACTGCTGCTTTCAACTCTCTTATCAGCCCTTCCACTCCACCCCTCTGCATTTCCTCCCTAATTCCCCAAACATTAATCGGTCATAGTCAAGTAAAATGAAGAGTTGTAGAGTTAACTCAGAGCCTGTAAGGCGGATAAACTGCTTTGGGGGGGTTGGGGTTATCCTGTAGAGAATTTGAAGACTGTAAGTTCACATGCTCACCAGGCAATTAATTTATCATTAATTTGTCAACAGGAGGGCAGCATTGTTTAGGTCACTCTTGCACTCACGCAGGCACACACAGTTTGCTGTCTTTGAAGTTTCCATTCCTCTTTAGCGTCAAAGACTCTAAAAACAGTTTTGACATGGCATCCTACCCTTCAGTGGGTTGTtccacaaaacaataaaagcagcaacAAGCTCAGAGCCAGGAGGGCCAGATGAAGACGTCCATGATCTGTCACATCAAAGCTCTGTGATGCATGTCCTCATCACACCTGGCAAAAAAAGATGCCTTTTTTTCTGTACTTTTGATTGAGGGGGTGGTCAAAGATAGTTCACCATGCAACACTTCCATCGCCTCAGATCATTCATTCCTCCCACTCTTGTTTTTCCCTCCTCTACTTTACTAAGAAGCAGAGGTGCGGTGCCTGTCAAACTGCCGGTCACCCGGCTTTACCAATCACCGAGGGGCAGGAACACGTGGAAAAACAGCCCATTCTAGATCTACAGTATCTGGGAAAGCTTTGCTCTATCTGCCAGCCTACCAGTCCATCCGTAGCAGATATCTGGCAGGAATCACAGAAGGCCCATTACTGACAGAGAGATAAGGCTGGAGAAAAGAATGCCCCTCAGATAATACTGAAAAGTCAGGCAACATCTTCCTCTGCTTATATCTGTCTCACAGGCATTTAAAAAACAGGGAGCTCCTGACAGTCAGCGAGAAATTGAACCTGTCTCTGGCTTGTCAGGAACTCACTGACTCCAGTGGAGAGACACCAAAAGTGACCTTGGAGGATTCTCTCTTCTCCCTCTCACTTCCTTCTTTTCGGGGACTGAGAAAGGGAGTTCACCCTGAAATCAAACTCTGACTGAGCCAGCTGACAGAAAATGAAGCATCAGAAACATGACTGTGGTACAACCTGCAGATGGGAAATGTCCTGCCTGGTTATGAGTAACACGGGGCAAAAAGAGACCAGACACTCAACACACAGTTCTTTCACAGTGTCATGTCTTTTTTAGGTGAAGAAGACACAATCCTGGCTGTCATGAAATCTTTACACTTCCCTCATACCCTGTCCACACTTCTACTACCCACTTAAAGCTTTTGTGTCAAGAAGTTGTGCTCTTTACTACGGTGAGTACATATGCAGATTTCTACCCATACTTCGGGCTATGTTGTTACCTCCTCCTCAAAACTGTAACTATATAAAAACATTAGCAGCTCAGCTTAGGTTGCTAGTGGAAACTGTTGAAAACAAAGGCAACTTGAAGCAAGTAAGTGTAAGCAGTCTTCAGTAAAACACATCTAGCAAGGCCATTATCATTGCACAGCTTCTCTTCAAAACACACTGCTCTCTGTCACAGGGAATAAGTTGTGACATTTACACAGAAACTGCATAGCAGTATAAAATGATAACaatgaaaaaacaggaaatgttataaataaCTATAGCTCTATGAATAGTGACTGTGCATcacaaataaatgaacaaatatgAGCAAAGTCACGTAGGAGAATATAATCAAACATGCAAGAACACAgcaaaaattgtaaatgtttaAGACTTCAATATTTCCAAACTGCTGCAGCTCCCTAAGAGTGTCTATTAACACATCCAAAGTAAAATGTTCTTTGGTGTTGGCGTCATTTGAGTGAGTTTATAAAATTAGCTCAACTTGTTAGAGATCTCATTACACTCAAATTCAATTTTTTGGTCACACCAGCAGCGATGAGTCTGTTTGTCAACTGCAGGAGGAAGGAAACAATGTGCAACACTCGTATGTAGTTGGGTGGATTCGTGGAAGCTGCCCATACCCCAACATCATAACAGCTGGACAATGACGCACTATTTTCGAGACACTAAATTATAGGTTATCACTTAACAAGGCACGGGCAGACATATAATGACATACACTGCAAGCCTAACTCAAACCTTAACCAGCAGGTGAGCAGACCTTTGGTGGGCACACCCGCCAGAAGTCTACTGGGCACTGCTcacattgtttttaaaatggtttTGAAGTTAAAGAAGGAACCCCTGCAAAGCCTGAAATATTTTATTACTAAATTTGAACATGTTTGAAAAAGTGTTAAAATAACTCCACGAGCAGCTGCTGTAATACGATGACTGGGCAGCCTTTAAGCTTAAAGGAGCTTGATTTGAATCCATCCCAGACCAATTCCTGTATGTCATCCCCGTCTCTCTACTCTCCTGTCTCCTTTTATCCATCTTATCCCCCCAAAAAATGAACTTTAATTCAACACTGGACACAAATTTCAATATAAACCTAAATATTGTgtcaaatgtaataaaaaatacataataaattACAAAACACTGATGTGATGTGTTACTTTTGAGGCATACTCCTATTCAAATTACAGTTCAATtctgcaatataaataaaaagcgTTTCAGACTAAATTGTCTGGAAAATCAGTTAAAAACCtattaacaaaagaaaacaacaagacCAGAATATCTCCAGTACACGCTAAATCTGATCATTCAAAATATAAGCATCACATTATTGTAAAAgttatataataatattattttttctttacagaacctaaattacaaaatgtattaGGCAGGCAACAAAAGGAGcagataataaaataacatgTATTCCATACATGCTACATCACAATGAAGCGTTAAACTCTCCCGTGCAGTTCTAATACACCCCAAGTCATTAAAGGACGAGTTATTTACACCGTTATTCATTTTAATACATCAAAAGCCTCTGAGTACATACATCTTTTTGCCacatttcctgcaacatgcacACAAAGTACCACACAAAGCAGTTTGTGCCTTGAGACAGCAGCGGCAGGATGCAGACTGTGTGATGATGAATAGAGATGTCAGGTGGCAACAATAGAGGTTGGATCCGTAACTGGCCGACTGACCCGCTGTTCTAAATAGAATGGGTGGCCAAACCATTGAGCCTGGCCATCAATCTCCTTCCCAAACACAATGATGATTTACTCCATTCAAATTACTGGgggactgaaagaaaaaagtctgtgtgtgtgtgtgtgtgtgtctgtgaatttCTGGGTGTTCTTTATTTCCCAGGAAACTATatgtaagtgtgtgtatgtgtgctgtgAGGCATAGCCCTGCACTTCGTATTGTGTTTCTGAAATGGTGTTTACACAATCTGTCGAACCCCGATGCCCGTGTCTGACTGCAGCGCTAATACCTGACTGTAATATATTGATCTTCCCTCCTATACTGTATATCCAACCAACAATTTCACTTGCTAACGAAGTGTGAAATGAATTGTGAGAGCAACATCTTGTCCAACGTACATACAAGCACTCACAGCTATTAGATTCATTTAAATGGGAAGCACGTCAGGTTCCAGTCTGCAGTGTAGCATGTGCAGTGTGGACAAACTGAGACCAAATTTGTTTAATCTAGCTTGGTTTATAGGATAAATGGCTCGCTCACAGTGGTAGACAGTGTTTTGCACAGCTTAGCATTCATAAAGAAGCTTTAAATCCAAACTAGCAATTACAGAAAAGACCAGAATATGTGCATATGGCCATAACCATAAAGAGAGATTGGGTGGGAACTCAGACAGTGATAAATGTGAGGAAGGAAGAGTATATAGTGTtacagagggggaggaggaagaCAATTACAGAGATGTTGAGGAAGATGAGAATGTCTCTAATGATAATCACTGGCGAAATCAGAATGATTACAGCCATGCTTGTGCTGATGAAAATGATAGTTTCTAACACCATAGTTATCAGTGAGAGGATGATCACGATAACAAACATGATTAATCAAAACCAATATGGTTGGCATACATCTAAACAGCTACAAAGTAAAACTAGAAGCCTGCTAAATCTAGTCAAAGATCGTTATGCTGCAGGGAAGCAAATTTCAGACGTAACCTCCCCAGGGGGACTGCGACCAGCAGAGTTGGAAAAAGTCATCCAAGTCATTAATGAAGTTATGACCATAGTCACCGCTGTGGCAAAAGATCTTAATCGCTTGCAAGAGTCGAGGACC containing:
- the schip1 gene encoding schwannomin-interacting protein 1 isoform X2; translated protein: MSKPDYREDGMDLGSDASSRSSSESNSNKVTPCSPSLDLATLEDYKSSPSLDLVTLEDYEEDEDYQEYKKKVIEEWESEYGEDYTSPQPSGEGDGREGIVSADSAGEGYRKTVNSRSLAEEFQDVKTIPPLPAPSGRTATSSAAVPDELKQNGNLILPRNNQPQSPGTPQAGTGTPKSSHRSTSQGRGSRSSGGGSGGGGGSVGTVGIMRGYREEEGVEEEPLPTMDWAALERHLAGLQCREQENHNLNQNQNHNMGKTNYTSAQKNERESIRQKLALGSFFDDGPGIYTSCSKSGKPSLSSRLQSGMNLQICFVNDSGSDKDSDADDSKTETSLDTPLSPMSKQSSSYSDRDTTEDDSESLEDMDFLSRQKKLQAEAKLALAMAKPMAKMQVEVEKQNRKKSPVADLLPHMPHISECLMKRSLKPTDLRDMTVGQLQVIVNDLHSQIESLNEELVQLLLIRDELHMEQDAMLVDIEDLTRHAESQQKHLAEKTLSK
- the schip1 gene encoding schwannomin-interacting protein 1 isoform X3, with the protein product MMTDYREDGMDLGSDASSRSSSESNSNKVTPCSPSLDLATLEDYKSSPSLDLVTLEDYEEDEDYQEYKKKVIEEWESEYGEDYTSPQPSGEGDGREGIVSADSAGEGYRKTVNSRSLAEEFQDVKTIPPLPAPSGRTATSSAAVPDELKQNGNLILPRNNQPQSPGTPQAGTGTPKSSHRSTSQGRGSRSSGGGSGGGGGSVGTVGIMRGYREEEGVEEEPLPTMDWAALERHLAGLQCREQENHNLNQNQNHNMGKTNYTSAQKNERESIRQKLALGSFFDDGPGIYTSCSKSGKPSLSSRLQSGMNLQICFVNDSGSDKDSDADDSKTETSLDTPLSPMSKQSSSYSDRDTTEDDSESLEDMDFLSRQKKLQAEAKLALAMAKPMAKMQVEVEKQNRKKSPVADLLPHMPHISECLMKRSLKPTDLRDMTVGQLQVIVNDLHSQIESLNEELVQLLLIRDELHMEQDAMLVDIEDLTRHAESQQKHLAEKTLSK